A DNA window from Deltaproteobacteria bacterium contains the following coding sequences:
- a CDS encoding helix-hairpin-helix domain-containing protein, producing MTGATSRYLVLALMLLSLFSLHQCLDHRNETQEFSPLPATSFLLGQKIPINTADPKMLEALPGIGPKLAQRIVEDRRMNGPFKNEKELLRVPGLGPKKVEAIRSLIDF from the coding sequence ATGACCGGAGCCACCAGCCGCTACCTTGTTCTCGCCCTCATGCTCCTTTCCCTCTTTTCACTCCACCAATGCCTCGATCACCGAAACGAAACACAGGAATTTTCACCTCTCCCGGCCACCTCATTTCTGTTGGGGCAAAAAATTCCGATCAACACCGCTGACCCAAAAATGCTGGAGGCCCTGCCCGGGATCGGGCCAAAACTGGCGCAGAGGATTGTTGAGGATCGCCGTATGAACGGACCGTTCAAGAATGAAAAGGAACTGCTCCGGGTCCCCGGCCTCGGCCCCAAAAAAGTAGAGGCGATCCGTTCATTGATTGATTTTTGA
- a CDS encoding 2-oxoisovalerate dehydrogenase yields the protein MNEIIFMVEEAPEGGFTAKALGVSIFTEADDLEALQSEIRDAVSCHFGEGQKPSVIRLHFVKEEVIAV from the coding sequence ATGAATGAAATCATCTTTATGGTGGAAGAGGCCCCGGAAGGCGGATTCACGGCCAAGGCCTTGGGGGTGTCTATTTTTACAGAAGCGGATGATTTAGAAGCCCTCCAATCAGAAATTCGTGACGCGGTGTCTTGTCATTTCGGTGAAGGTCAAAAACCCTCTGTTATTCGTCTCCATTTTGTCAAAGAAGAAGTCATTGCCGTATGA